A single region of the Lotus japonicus ecotype B-129 chromosome 4, LjGifu_v1.2 genome encodes:
- the LOC130712565 gene encoding uncharacterized protein LOC130712565 has protein sequence MEEDILHFLRDCPHSREIWRMAGALRWPGFLAEDYRHWVRRQAQGVHSVKLMLCLWGIWKWRNNMVFEPSPWPLQEAWRRICHEHDDTVKAMDRGLQPTEAGWLCSRWKLPPTGYVSLCVDGSYQSHEHCMGAGGLLRDELGKWVRGFQAFQAGGNPLLSEAWALKIGLQITWDTDFRDVICNLDCGELLKSLGEVDSRHFLPILDDIIQLLDRPWRVSLSAFSRDCNMPADWLAKRGASNPELPLCLLDTPPMGLETLIMRDRLAAL, from the coding sequence ATGGAGGAAGACATTCTCCACTTTCTTAGAGACTGCCCACACTCTAGGGAAATTTGGAGAATGGCAGGAGCCCTAAGGTGGCCAGGTTTTCTAGCTGAAGACTATAGACATTGGGTGCGGCGGCAAGCTCAGGGGGTGCACAGCGTGAAATTGATGCTCTGCCTCTGGGGAATCTGGAAGTGGAGAAATAACATGGTTTTTGAACCATCTCCTTGGCCCCTCCAAGAAGCATGGCGGCGCATTTGCCATGAGCATGATGATACCGTAAAAGCCATGGATAGAGGCCTTCAACCGACGGAAGCAGGGTGGCTTTGCAGTAGATGGAAGCTGCCACCAACGGGTTATGTTAGTCTGTGTGTGGATGGTAGCTATCAAAGCCATGAGCATTGTATGGGGGCAGGAGGGTTGCTGCGCGATGAGCTAGGGAAGTGGGTGAGAGGTTTCCAGGCTTTCCAAGCAGGAGGGAACCCACTGTTATCAGAAGCTTGGGCCTTGAAAATAGGATTACAGATAACTTGGGATACAGACTTCAGAGATGTGATTTGTAATTTGGATTGTGGTGAGCTTCTAAAATCATTGGGAGAAGTTGACAGCAGACATTTCCTCCCTATCTTGGATGATATTATTCAGTTATTGGATAGACCGTGGAGAGTCTCTTTGAGTGCCTTCAGCCGTGATTGTAACATGCCTGCCGACTGGTTAGCCAAAAGAGGAGCTTCGAACCCAGAACTGCCTCTTTGTCTGCTAGATACTCCGCCTATGGGGCTTGAAACCCTCATTATGAGGGATCGTTTGGCTGCTTTGtag
- the LOC130711108 gene encoding cysteine-rich receptor-like protein kinase 3 isoform X2, whose amino-acid sequence MASSSSTIFLLLILCFFTSPVLCETLDNQTTTKLCTNRTASPTTLQTFIANFRAAMDALTPLITSQRYGAVVNGSTQNQNATVYAFGECMKDLSQSDCNACFSQCKIQVVGCLPFQKGIRGGRLFCDGCYLRYDDYSFFGESLGEQDTAVCGASDFGGNDSAVFEANAMDLVRNLSVLAPENDGFFVGVVDRRNVSVYGLAQCWEFVNGTACKQCLADAVTRIDSCAGKEEGRALNSGCFMRYSTKKFYNNSTSGDASAGNHVVFFTRRNLMLRRRERTQIRKLGAHLDAINKAKLNVPYEILEKATDYFNDANKLGEGGSGSVYKGVMPDGSTVAIKRLSFNTTQWADHFFTEVNLIRGIDHKNLVKLLGCSITGPESLLVYEYVPNQSLLDHFSGIRISQPLTWEVRHKIILGIAEGLAYLHEESYVRIIHRDIKLSNILLEDDFTPKIADFGLARLFPEDKSHIITVIAGTLGYMAPEYVVSGKLTEKADVYSFGVLLVEVVSGKRISFYDLNSSSILQTVWRLYGSNRLSDIVDPVLEGNFLADDACRLLQIGLLCAQASAALRPSMSEVVKMISENHEIPQPRQPPFINSTNSELSTPSLPGNIFHPASSNTQSSGDTTTENLL is encoded by the exons atggcttcttcttcttccacaaTTTTTCTGCTCCTCATTCTCTGTTTCTTCACATCTCCTGTGCTCTGTGAAACACTAGATAACCAGACAACAACCAAGTTATGCACCAACAGAACCGCATCGCCGACGACTCTGCAAaccttcatagcaaacttccgGGCAGCAATGGACGCGTTAACCCCTCTGATCACAAGTCAAAGATACGGTGCAGTTGTGAACGGTTCAACTCAGAATCAAAACGCCACTGTTTACGCTTTCGGTGAGTGCATGAAGGATCTTTCTCAATCTGATTGCAACGCGTGCTTCTCTCAGTGCAAGATCCAGGTCGTCGGTTGCTTACCGTTTCAGAAAGGTATTCGCGGCGGAAGGCTCTTCTGCGACGGCTGCTACCTCCGGTACGATGACTACAGCTTCTTCGGAGAGAGTCTTGGTGAGCAAGACACGGCGGTGTGTGGGGCTAGTGATTTTGGCGGGAATGATAGCGCGGTTTTCGAAGCCAATGCTATGGATTTGGTGAGGAATTTGAGTGTTTTGGCGCCGGAGAATGATGGATTCTTTGTGGGGGTTGTGGATAGGAGGAATGTTTCTGTTTATGGTTTGGCTCAGTGTTGGGAATTTGTCAATGGCACTGCCTGCAAGCAATGCTTGGCAGATGCGGTTACTAGGATTGATTCGTGTGCGGGTAAAGAAGAAGGGAGGGCGTTGAATTCTGGTTGTTTCATGAGGTATTCCACTAAGAAGTTCTATAACAATTCAACCAGTGGTGATGCATCAGCAGGAAATCATG TTGTTTTCTTCACAAGGAGGAATCTAATGTTGAGGAGAAGAG AAAGAACCCAAATAAGAAAACTTGGTGCACATTTGGACGCTATAAACAAGGCCAAGCTAAATGTGCCATATGAAATTCTTGAGAAAGCAACAGATTACTTTAACGATGCCAATAAGCTAGGGGAAGGAGGATCAGGTTCCGTTTATAAA GGAGTTATGCCCGATGGAAGTACTGTGGCCATAAAAAGACTTAGCTTCAACACAACACAATGGGCTGATCATTTCTTCACTGAGGTTAATTTGATACGCGGCATTGACCACAAAAATCTTGTAAAGCTCTTGGGATGCAGCATTACAGGACCTGAAAGCCTTCTGGTTTATGAATATGTGCCTAACCAGAGCCTCCTTGATCACTTTTCTG GTATAAGGATTTCTCAACCGCTGACTTGGGAAGTCAGGCACAAGATCATATTAGGAATTGCAGAGGGTTTGGCCTACCTTCATGAGGAGTCGTATGTGAGAATCATTCATAGAGACATTAAATTAAGCAACATTCTACTTGAGGATGACTTCACACCCAAGATTGCTGATTTTGGACTTGCTAGATTATTTCCTGAAGACAAGTCTCACATTATCACAGTCATTGCTGGGACACT GGGTTACATGGCTCCAGAGTATGTAGTCTCAGGAAAGTTGACTGAGAAAGCAGATGTGTACAGTTTTGGAGTTCTACTAGTTGAAGttgtttctggaaaaagaatCAGTTTCTATGATCTAAACTCATCCTCTATCCTACAAACG GTTTGGAGACTTTATGGATCAAATAGGCTATCTGACATTGTTGATCCAGTCCTAGAGGGAAATTTTCTAGCGGACGACGCATGCCGACTGCTTCAGATAGGGTTGCTTTGTGCGCAAGCATCAGCTGCATTGAGGCCATCAATGTCAGAAGTTGTTAAAATGATTAGTGAAAATCATGAAATTCCTCAACCAAGGCAACCACCATTTATTAATTCTACTAATTCAGAACTCAGCACGCCTAGTTTACCTGGAAATATTTTTCACCCTGCATCATCCAACACCCAGTCTTCAGGAGATACCACAACAGAAAATCTGCTATAG
- the LOC130711108 gene encoding cysteine-rich receptor-like protein kinase 3 isoform X1, translating to MASSSSTIFLLLILCFFTSPVLCETLDNQTTTKLCTNRTASPTTLQTFIANFRAAMDALTPLITSQRYGAVVNGSTQNQNATVYAFGECMKDLSQSDCNACFSQCKIQVVGCLPFQKGIRGGRLFCDGCYLRYDDYSFFGESLGEQDTAVCGASDFGGNDSAVFEANAMDLVRNLSVLAPENDGFFVGVVDRRNVSVYGLAQCWEFVNGTACKQCLADAVTRIDSCAGKEEGRALNSGCFMRYSTKKFYNNSTSGDASAGNHGHRKVAIILTSSFAVVALLLVIVSVVFFTRRNLMLRRRERTQIRKLGAHLDAINKAKLNVPYEILEKATDYFNDANKLGEGGSGSVYKGVMPDGSTVAIKRLSFNTTQWADHFFTEVNLIRGIDHKNLVKLLGCSITGPESLLVYEYVPNQSLLDHFSGIRISQPLTWEVRHKIILGIAEGLAYLHEESYVRIIHRDIKLSNILLEDDFTPKIADFGLARLFPEDKSHIITVIAGTLGYMAPEYVVSGKLTEKADVYSFGVLLVEVVSGKRISFYDLNSSSILQTVWRLYGSNRLSDIVDPVLEGNFLADDACRLLQIGLLCAQASAALRPSMSEVVKMISENHEIPQPRQPPFINSTNSELSTPSLPGNIFHPASSNTQSSGDTTTENLL from the exons atggcttcttcttcttccacaaTTTTTCTGCTCCTCATTCTCTGTTTCTTCACATCTCCTGTGCTCTGTGAAACACTAGATAACCAGACAACAACCAAGTTATGCACCAACAGAACCGCATCGCCGACGACTCTGCAAaccttcatagcaaacttccgGGCAGCAATGGACGCGTTAACCCCTCTGATCACAAGTCAAAGATACGGTGCAGTTGTGAACGGTTCAACTCAGAATCAAAACGCCACTGTTTACGCTTTCGGTGAGTGCATGAAGGATCTTTCTCAATCTGATTGCAACGCGTGCTTCTCTCAGTGCAAGATCCAGGTCGTCGGTTGCTTACCGTTTCAGAAAGGTATTCGCGGCGGAAGGCTCTTCTGCGACGGCTGCTACCTCCGGTACGATGACTACAGCTTCTTCGGAGAGAGTCTTGGTGAGCAAGACACGGCGGTGTGTGGGGCTAGTGATTTTGGCGGGAATGATAGCGCGGTTTTCGAAGCCAATGCTATGGATTTGGTGAGGAATTTGAGTGTTTTGGCGCCGGAGAATGATGGATTCTTTGTGGGGGTTGTGGATAGGAGGAATGTTTCTGTTTATGGTTTGGCTCAGTGTTGGGAATTTGTCAATGGCACTGCCTGCAAGCAATGCTTGGCAGATGCGGTTACTAGGATTGATTCGTGTGCGGGTAAAGAAGAAGGGAGGGCGTTGAATTCTGGTTGTTTCATGAGGTATTCCACTAAGAAGTTCTATAACAATTCAACCAGTGGTGATGCATCAGCAGGAAATCATG GACACCGGAAAGTTGCTATAATTCTGACTTCATCTTTTGCTGTGGTGGCTCTTCTGCTGGTTATTGTATCAGTTGTTTTCTTCACAAGGAGGAATCTAATGTTGAGGAGAAGAG AAAGAACCCAAATAAGAAAACTTGGTGCACATTTGGACGCTATAAACAAGGCCAAGCTAAATGTGCCATATGAAATTCTTGAGAAAGCAACAGATTACTTTAACGATGCCAATAAGCTAGGGGAAGGAGGATCAGGTTCCGTTTATAAA GGAGTTATGCCCGATGGAAGTACTGTGGCCATAAAAAGACTTAGCTTCAACACAACACAATGGGCTGATCATTTCTTCACTGAGGTTAATTTGATACGCGGCATTGACCACAAAAATCTTGTAAAGCTCTTGGGATGCAGCATTACAGGACCTGAAAGCCTTCTGGTTTATGAATATGTGCCTAACCAGAGCCTCCTTGATCACTTTTCTG GTATAAGGATTTCTCAACCGCTGACTTGGGAAGTCAGGCACAAGATCATATTAGGAATTGCAGAGGGTTTGGCCTACCTTCATGAGGAGTCGTATGTGAGAATCATTCATAGAGACATTAAATTAAGCAACATTCTACTTGAGGATGACTTCACACCCAAGATTGCTGATTTTGGACTTGCTAGATTATTTCCTGAAGACAAGTCTCACATTATCACAGTCATTGCTGGGACACT GGGTTACATGGCTCCAGAGTATGTAGTCTCAGGAAAGTTGACTGAGAAAGCAGATGTGTACAGTTTTGGAGTTCTACTAGTTGAAGttgtttctggaaaaagaatCAGTTTCTATGATCTAAACTCATCCTCTATCCTACAAACG GTTTGGAGACTTTATGGATCAAATAGGCTATCTGACATTGTTGATCCAGTCCTAGAGGGAAATTTTCTAGCGGACGACGCATGCCGACTGCTTCAGATAGGGTTGCTTTGTGCGCAAGCATCAGCTGCATTGAGGCCATCAATGTCAGAAGTTGTTAAAATGATTAGTGAAAATCATGAAATTCCTCAACCAAGGCAACCACCATTTATTAATTCTACTAATTCAGAACTCAGCACGCCTAGTTTACCTGGAAATATTTTTCACCCTGCATCATCCAACACCCAGTCTTCAGGAGATACCACAACAGAAAATCTGCTATAG